From Etheostoma cragini isolate CJK2018 chromosome 10, CSU_Ecrag_1.0, whole genome shotgun sequence, the proteins below share one genomic window:
- the slc35a4 gene encoding probable UDP-sugar transporter protein SLC35A4, with translation MIVIQNVGPSSPVRIRRLWKKRILWGVLFGLMVLIYGSHAPLITLTKVDGLVPFNPSSCVVMIELSKLLISVATLVLTGGTSALRAPPPLGRVAPYAIPAVLYAVNNNLVVLMQAYMDPSSYQVLSNLKIASTGLLYSLCLGKRLRPSQWLALGLLMGAGVCHSYSSLDLGDHEKAEAEEGPRLYITAWGLFLVLVYCCISGLAAVYTERVLKSQKLPLSLQNFYLYGFGVAINGLSSFVAGEKSFLEGYSVVVWAIVAGQAANGLLMSVVLKHGSGITRLFVISCSMLVNALLSWAILGLQLTPIFLLPVSMIGLAAYLYYRY, from the coding sequence ATGATTGTGATCCAGAATGTGGGACCCAGTTCCCCAGTAAGAATTAGGAGACTATGGAAGAAAAGGATTCTGTGGGGTGTCCTCTTTGGGCTGATGGTCCTTATCTATGGCTCTCATGCACCGCTTATCACTCTCACCAAGGTGGATGGTCTAGTACCTTTCAACCCCTCATCATGTGTTGTCATGATTGAGTTATCCAAACTCTTGATTTCTGTGGCGACTCTTGTTCTAACAGGGGGTACATCTGCCTTACGTGCTCCTCCACCTCTAGGCCGCGTGGCCCCCTATGCAATCCCTGCCGTACTCTACGCCGTCAACAACAACCTGGTAGTTCTCATGCAGGCCTACATGGACCCAAGCTCATACCAAGTCCTTTCTAACCTGAAAATTGCCTCCACAGGGCTTCTGTACTCCCTCTGCTTAGGCAAGAGGCTCCGACCTTCTCAGTGGTTAGCTCTGGGGCTCCTCATGGGTGCAGGGGTATGCCACAGCTACAGCAGCTTGGATCTAGGGGACCATGAGAAGGCTGAAGCCGAGGAAGGTCCTAGGCTTTATATCACAGCTTGGGGGCTTTTCCTTGTGCTGGTGTACTGCTGTATTTCAGGGCTGGCAGCAGTTTATACAGAGAGGGTGCTAAAGAGCCAGAAGTTGCCCTTAAGCTTGCAGAATTTCTACCTCTATGGGTTTGGTGTGGCCATCAACGGGCTCTCATCCTTTGTAGCAGGTGAAAAGAGCTTCCTGGAGGGATACTCGGTGGTGGTTTGGGCCATTGTAGCAGGGCAGGCAGCTAACGGACTCCTGATGTCTGTGGTGCTCAAGCACGGCAGTGGAATCACTCGATTGTTTGTCATTTCCTGCTCCATGCTGGTTAATGCTTTGTTGTCTTGGGCCATTTTAGGGCTGCAGCTCACACCGATTTTCCTCCTACCTGTGTCTATGATTGGACTGGCAGCTTACCTTTACTACAGATACTAA
- the LOC117952027 gene encoding SLC35A4 upstream open reading frame protein-like — MAGDKDPLKQLKDLTQLKNQLEEIQRRVENEVSVGISPGGSVLGSPFLKGCLAGYVVAKLRSSAFLGVLLGTITGIYAAQNYQVPNIGRTVKEYMNSLTKGKK, encoded by the exons ATGGCGGGTGACAAG GATCCTCTGAAACAGCTGAAAGATCTGACGCAGCTCAAAAATCAGTTGGAGGAAATCCAGAGGCGAGTAGAGAACGAAGTGTCTGTAGGAATCTCTCCG GGAGGCTCAGTGTTGGGATCTCCATTTCTGAAGGGCTGTCTGGCCGGCTATGTGGTGGCCAAGCTGCGCTCCTCTGCTTTCCTGGGAGTGCTCCTGGGAACAATCACTGGCATATACGCAGCACAGAACTACCAAGTGCCTAACATCGGAAGGACCGTGAAAGAGTATATGAACAGCTtgacaaaaggaaagaaataa